In Janibacter alkaliphilus, the following proteins share a genomic window:
- a CDS encoding phage holin family protein, translating into MSNDLDRRLDETADGSVAARSAQRVIGHPAPGESERTVGQLVADASADVSVIVNREIQLAKTEVTRGLKVGGMGAGLLGGAAFVGLLGVIFLFHTMAHVLDIWLPMWAGYLITTAFLLLVAGLLALIGIRKLKKANPKPEKAIRNAQQTVDAIKPGS; encoded by the coding sequence ATGAGCAACGACCTCGACCGTCGCCTCGACGAGACCGCTGACGGGAGCGTCGCCGCGCGCTCGGCCCAGCGGGTGATCGGCCACCCGGCTCCCGGGGAGAGCGAGCGCACCGTCGGCCAGCTCGTCGCCGACGCCAGCGCCGACGTGTCGGTGATCGTGAACCGGGAGATCCAGCTCGCCAAGACCGAGGTCACCCGCGGCCTCAAGGTCGGCGGCATGGGCGCCGGCCTGCTCGGCGGCGCCGCCTTCGTCGGCCTGCTCGGCGTCATCTTCCTCTTCCACACGATGGCGCACGTCCTCGACATCTGGCTGCCCATGTGGGCCGGCTACCTCATCACCACCGCCTTCCTGCTGCTGGTGGCCGGGCTGCTGGCGCTGATCGGCATCCGCAAGCTGAAGAAGGCCAACCCGAAGCCGGAGAAGGCCATCCGCAACGCCCAGCAGACCGTGGACGCGATCAAGCCGGGCAGCTGA
- a CDS encoding alpha/beta hydrolase — translation MLVHGFPEFWWAWREQIPALAAAGYRVAAVDLRGFGASDKPPSGYDAPTACDDLAAVIRSLGASRAAVVGHGLGAWFTWSMPALRSEVTGAIATFSMPHPLVFQRAAWRHPLQWRANTYIRAMQTPFAPERQLSPRRHAVARRLRDWSGPDRSWITDEVLTRYEQSMQVPFVATAATEYYRWLYRTRVTLPGWRYLASVRAPIEVPTLLVHGADDPAVLPALAAESHGHVRGPVQVVTVPGAGHFVPEEAPAATTELLLGWLSAYHPA, via the coding sequence GTGCTGGTGCACGGCTTCCCGGAGTTCTGGTGGGCCTGGCGCGAGCAGATCCCGGCGCTGGCCGCGGCCGGCTACCGGGTCGCCGCGGTGGACCTGCGCGGGTTCGGGGCCAGCGACAAGCCGCCCAGCGGCTACGACGCCCCCACCGCCTGCGACGACCTGGCGGCGGTGATCCGCTCCCTCGGCGCCAGCCGCGCGGCGGTCGTCGGGCACGGTCTGGGCGCCTGGTTCACCTGGAGCATGCCGGCGCTGCGGTCGGAGGTGACCGGGGCGATCGCCACCTTCTCCATGCCGCACCCGCTGGTCTTCCAGCGGGCCGCCTGGCGGCACCCGTTGCAGTGGCGGGCGAACACCTACATCCGGGCGATGCAGACCCCCTTCGCGCCGGAGCGGCAGCTCTCCCCCCGCCGGCACGCGGTGGCCCGGCGGCTGCGCGACTGGTCCGGGCCGGACCGCTCGTGGATCACCGACGAGGTGCTCACTCGCTACGAGCAGTCGATGCAGGTCCCCTTCGTCGCGACCGCCGCCACCGAGTACTACCGGTGGCTCTACCGCACCCGGGTGACGCTGCCGGGCTGGCGCTACCTGGCCTCGGTGCGCGCCCCGATCGAGGTCCCCACCCTGCTGGTGCACGGCGCCGACGACCCGGCCGTGCTGCCGGCGCTGGCCGCGGAGAGCCACGGGCACGTGCGCGGGCCGGTGCAGGTGGTCACCGTGCCCGGTGCCGGGCACTTCGTGCCGGAGGAGGCGCCGGCGGCGACCACCGAGCTGCTGCTGGGCTGGCTCAGCGCCTACCACCCGGCTTGA
- a CDS encoding CoA pyrophosphatase: protein MTGPSTPPAWLQQTEQRLLADLPEWFTRFAPPADAERRAAVLMLLGEGDDGRVDIVLTERSSRLRSHAGQVSFPGGGLDPGETPEQAALREAWEEVGVEPDSVDVLASFPGLYLSPSRNAVTPVLGWWREPGELGVVDPGEVGRVVRVPIEELVDPERRFTVTGPSGYSGPGFDVADLFVWGFTAQLLAVLLDAAGQSRPWDESVRRRLPMRYVLPYLKPGGRR, encoded by the coding sequence GTGACCGGCCCCAGCACCCCTCCCGCCTGGCTGCAGCAGACCGAGCAGCGGCTGCTCGCCGACCTGCCCGAGTGGTTCACCCGGTTCGCTCCGCCGGCCGACGCCGAGCGTCGGGCCGCGGTCCTCATGCTGCTCGGCGAAGGGGACGACGGCCGGGTGGACATCGTGCTCACCGAGCGCTCCTCGCGGCTGCGCAGCCACGCCGGCCAGGTCTCCTTCCCCGGCGGCGGGCTCGACCCGGGCGAGACCCCGGAGCAGGCCGCGCTGCGCGAGGCGTGGGAGGAGGTCGGGGTCGAGCCGGACTCGGTCGACGTGCTCGCCAGCTTCCCCGGGCTCTACCTCAGCCCCAGCCGCAACGCGGTCACCCCCGTCCTCGGCTGGTGGCGCGAGCCGGGCGAGCTGGGCGTCGTCGACCCCGGCGAGGTGGGCCGGGTGGTCCGGGTCCCCATCGAGGAGCTCGTCGACCCGGAGCGGCGGTTCACCGTCACCGGCCCGTCGGGATACAGCGGTCCGGGCTTCGACGTCGCCGATCTTTTCGTGTGGGGCTTCACCGCCCAGCTGCTCGCGGTGCTGCTGGACGCGGCCGGGCAGTCCCGGCCGTGGGACGAGTCGGTGCGCCGTCGGCTGCCGATGCGCTACGTGCTGCCCTACCTCAAGCCGGGTGGTAGGCGCTGA
- the nth gene encoding endonuclease III translates to MVIDETPLARKRRARKMYRLLHERYPYAHAELDFETPLQLLVATVLSAQTTDVTVNKVTPTLFARYPSALDLAAAEPAEMEEILRPTGFYKAKTRSVIGLAQALVERFDGEVPPRLRDLVTLPGVGRKTANVVLGNAFDVPGLTVDTHFGRLVRRFGWTEETDPVKVEHAVGELFERKDWTMLSHVLIFHGRRTCHARRPACGACPVTRLCPAYGDGETDPAKAARLLKYELAP, encoded by the coding sequence ATGGTCATCGACGAGACGCCGCTCGCCCGGAAACGTCGCGCCCGCAAGATGTACCGGCTGCTGCACGAGCGCTACCCCTACGCCCACGCCGAGCTCGACTTCGAGACCCCGCTGCAGCTGCTCGTGGCCACCGTGCTCTCCGCGCAGACCACCGACGTGACGGTCAACAAGGTCACGCCCACCCTCTTCGCGCGCTACCCGAGCGCGCTCGACCTGGCTGCGGCCGAGCCGGCGGAGATGGAGGAGATCCTGCGCCCCACCGGCTTCTACAAGGCCAAGACCCGCTCGGTCATCGGCCTCGCCCAGGCCCTCGTGGAGCGCTTCGACGGCGAGGTCCCACCACGGCTGCGGGACCTGGTCACCCTGCCCGGGGTCGGCCGCAAGACCGCCAACGTCGTCCTTGGCAACGCCTTCGACGTGCCCGGCCTCACCGTGGACACCCACTTCGGCCGGCTGGTGCGCCGCTTCGGCTGGACCGAGGAGACCGACCCGGTCAAGGTCGAGCACGCCGTCGGTGAGCTCTTCGAGCGCAAGGACTGGACGATGCTCAGCCACGTGCTCATCTTCCACGGCCGGCGGACCTGCCACGCTCGTCGCCCGGCCTGCGGCGCCTGCCCGGTCACCCGGCTCTGCCCCGCCTACGGCGACGGCGAGACCGACCCCGCGAAGGCGGCCCGGCTGCTGAAGTACGAGCTCGCCCCGTGA
- a CDS encoding cyclic nucleotide-binding domain-containing protein — MNPDVVRRAPLFATLDDEAASEVIASSTPVRMERGDVLFHEGDQGDRLYVITEGKIKLGRTSPDGRENLLAILGPSEMLGELSLFDPGPRTATATAVAETQLLGLGNEQLQQLLVAHPRIGGTLLAALARRLRRTNENLADLVFTDVPGRVAKALLELSERFGRPVEEGTMVAHDLTQEELAQLVGASRETVNKALADFATRGWLRLENRAVLLTDVDRLQRRAR; from the coding sequence GTGAACCCTGATGTCGTGCGCCGTGCCCCGCTCTTCGCGACCCTCGACGACGAGGCTGCCTCGGAGGTGATCGCCTCGAGCACGCCCGTGCGCATGGAGCGCGGCGACGTGCTCTTCCACGAGGGCGACCAGGGCGACCGGCTCTACGTCATCACCGAGGGCAAGATCAAGCTCGGGCGCACCAGCCCCGACGGCCGGGAGAACCTGCTGGCTATCCTCGGGCCGTCGGAGATGCTCGGCGAGCTGAGCCTCTTCGACCCGGGGCCGCGCACCGCCACGGCGACCGCGGTGGCCGAGACCCAGCTGCTGGGCCTGGGCAACGAGCAGCTGCAGCAGCTGCTGGTGGCGCACCCCCGGATCGGCGGCACCCTGCTGGCGGCGCTGGCCCGGCGGCTGCGCCGCACCAACGAGAACCTCGCCGACCTCGTCTTCACCGACGTCCCCGGCCGGGTGGCCAAGGCCCTGCTGGAGCTCAGCGAGCGCTTCGGCCGGCCGGTCGAGGAGGGCACGATGGTCGCCCACGACCTCACCCAGGAGGAGCTGGCCCAGCTCGTCGGCGCCTCCCGGGAGACGGTGAACAAGGCGCTGGCCGACTTCGCCACCCGCGGCTGGCTGCGCCTGGAGAACCGCGCCGTGCTGCTCACCGACGTCGACCGCCTGCAGCGCCGCGCCCGCTGA
- a CDS encoding MBL fold metallo-hydrolase — protein sequence MSTPAPTPSAAIGQWQGGQITARAHCLLQGNPGPMTLDGTNTWVLLEPGGTEAVVIDPGEDEAAHQERVLEHVTGLGARVGLVVLTHGHHDHSEGAPRMARLTGAPVRAVGRGHDDLADGETLSVGGLELRVVATPGHTSDSVSFALPADHALLTGDTVLGRGTTVVAHPDGELEAYLASLERIAALTGGGEVTSVLPGHGPTVPDASAMVDFYRVHRRERLEQVRAAMAGGAETADVVVETVYADVDRSVWPAARLSVLAQMDYLAAHG from the coding sequence GTGAGCACCCCGGCGCCGACCCCCTCGGCCGCGATCGGCCAGTGGCAGGGCGGGCAGATCACTGCGCGGGCGCACTGCCTGCTGCAGGGCAACCCCGGGCCGATGACCCTCGACGGCACGAACACCTGGGTGCTGCTCGAGCCGGGCGGCACCGAGGCCGTCGTCATCGACCCCGGCGAGGACGAGGCCGCCCACCAGGAGCGGGTGCTGGAGCACGTCACCGGGCTCGGGGCCCGGGTGGGCCTGGTCGTGCTCACCCACGGTCACCACGACCACAGCGAGGGCGCGCCGCGGATGGCCCGGCTCACCGGGGCGCCGGTGCGGGCGGTCGGTCGCGGTCACGACGACCTCGCCGACGGCGAGACCCTCAGCGTCGGTGGGCTGGAGCTGCGCGTGGTGGCCACCCCGGGGCACACCTCCGACTCGGTCTCCTTCGCGCTGCCGGCGGATCACGCCCTGCTCACCGGGGACACCGTGCTCGGGCGGGGCACCACGGTGGTGGCTCATCCGGACGGCGAGCTCGAGGCCTACCTGGCGTCGCTGGAGCGGATCGCCGCGCTCACCGGAGGCGGGGAGGTGACCTCGGTGCTGCCCGGTCACGGACCGACCGTGCCGGACGCGTCCGCGATGGTCGACTTCTACCGGGTGCACCGTCGCGAGCGGCTGGAGCAGGTGCGGGCGGCGATGGCCGGCGGCGCGGAGACCGCCGACGTGGTCGTGGAGACCGTCTACGCCGATGTCGACCGCTCGGTCTGGCCCGCCGCCCGGCTCTCCGTGCTCGCCCAGATGGACTACCTCGCCGCGCACGGCTGA
- a CDS encoding NUDIX hydrolase, with protein MVPRDFLLAADPGLVLAAETPVADPAPTKQASTVMLLRDDAGPLQVFMLRRVPTMDFAASRHVFPGGGVDPRDAEETPWAGPDPEVWAERLGTDEAHARMLVAAAVREVFEETGVLLASPADDPGGDAVVLADDESDRLRESLVAKEVALGEVLLARGLVLRSDLLGYRAHWITPEFEKRRYDTYFFVAALPAGQSADGRTSEADVAEWVRPRALLDSFAAGDALLLPPTIVCLEGLAEHASVGQALAGEPLVATVLPQLVLTDAGPAVRIEPAP; from the coding sequence ATGGTCCCGCGCGACTTCCTGCTGGCCGCTGACCCGGGGCTCGTGCTGGCCGCTGAGACCCCGGTCGCCGACCCGGCACCGACGAAGCAGGCGTCCACGGTGATGCTGCTGCGCGACGACGCCGGTCCGCTGCAGGTCTTCATGCTGCGCCGGGTGCCGACGATGGACTTCGCCGCCTCCCGGCACGTCTTCCCCGGCGGAGGGGTGGACCCGCGCGACGCCGAGGAGACGCCCTGGGCGGGCCCGGACCCGGAGGTGTGGGCCGAGCGGCTGGGCACCGACGAGGCGCACGCCCGGATGCTCGTCGCCGCGGCGGTGCGGGAGGTCTTCGAGGAGACCGGGGTGCTGCTCGCCTCGCCCGCCGACGACCCCGGGGGAGACGCCGTGGTGCTCGCCGACGACGAGTCGGACCGGCTGAGGGAGTCGCTGGTCGCCAAGGAGGTGGCGCTGGGGGAGGTGCTGCTGGCGCGCGGGCTCGTGCTGCGCAGCGACCTGCTCGGCTACCGGGCGCACTGGATCACCCCCGAGTTCGAGAAGCGGCGCTACGACACCTACTTCTTCGTCGCGGCGCTGCCGGCCGGGCAGTCCGCGGACGGGCGGACCAGCGAGGCCGACGTCGCCGAGTGGGTCCGGCCGCGGGCGCTGCTGGACTCCTTCGCCGCCGGCGACGCGCTGCTGCTGCCGCCGACGATCGTCTGCCTCGAGGGGCTGGCGGAGCACGCCTCGGTGGGTCAGGCGCTGGCCGGCGAGCCGCTGGTGGCGACGGTCCTGCCGCAGCTGGTGCTCACCGACGCCGGGCCGGCCGTGCGGATCGAGCCGGCCCCGTGA
- a CDS encoding RidA family protein, which yields MGRVAERLAQLSVTLPDVAAPVGAYVPALRDGDHVLTSGQLPFVGGELPVTGLVGAEVSAEEAADLARTCTINALAAVASVLEGDLDRVVQVVKVVGFVASAPGFGGQPGVLNGASRLLGEVFGDAGVHARSAVGVAALPLGASVEVELTVRVRD from the coding sequence ATGGGTCGCGTCGCCGAACGACTGGCGCAGCTGTCCGTCACGCTGCCCGACGTGGCCGCCCCGGTAGGTGCCTACGTGCCGGCGCTGCGCGACGGCGACCACGTGCTGACCTCCGGGCAGCTCCCCTTCGTCGGTGGCGAGCTGCCGGTCACCGGGCTCGTCGGCGCCGAGGTCTCCGCCGAGGAGGCCGCCGACCTGGCCCGCACGTGCACGATCAACGCCCTGGCCGCGGTCGCCTCGGTGCTCGAAGGCGACCTGGACCGGGTGGTGCAGGTGGTCAAGGTCGTCGGGTTCGTCGCCAGCGCACCGGGCTTCGGCGGGCAGCCCGGGGTGCTCAACGGCGCCAGCCGGCTGCTCGGCGAGGTCTTCGGCGACGCCGGGGTGCACGCCCGCTCCGCCGTCGGGGTGGCGGCGCTGCCGCTCGGCGCCAGCGTCGAGGTCGAGCTGACCGTGCGGGTGCGCGACTGA
- a CDS encoding DUF4177 domain-containing protein, which translates to MTQWEYATVPLIVHATKQILDQWGEDGWELVQVVPGPDGGQNLVAYLKRPRGQ; encoded by the coding sequence ATGACCCAGTGGGAGTACGCGACCGTGCCGCTCATCGTCCACGCGACCAAGCAGATCCTCGACCAGTGGGGCGAGGACGGCTGGGAGCTCGTCCAGGTCGTCCCCGGACCGGACGGCGGGCAGAACCTCGTGGCCTACCTCAAGCGCCCTCGCGGGCAGTGA
- a CDS encoding ArsA-related P-loop ATPase: protein MPPAEPVADARLHVVTGKGGTGKTSVAAALATAFAARGERVLLTEVEGRQGLAQVFDVAPLGEDERTLLTDPSGGEVVGLSVDARAALLEYLHRFYRLGPAGAVLQRVGAVDFATTIAPGVRDVLLIGKVYEAVGRTTRRDGPVFDRVVLDAPPTGRIGRFLAVNSEVSQVARVGPIRSQADSITRMLSGPETVVHLVTLLEEMPVQETRDAVAELTDLSLRVGWVVANLVDEPLLLPEDLPTASDGVDDVLDDLVTEGLAAAEVSTLPAMVTGLVREARDHLARAALQARLGEELAGLGRPVATLPGLPDGLEGGGLGVLADALDEQGVTG, encoded by the coding sequence GTGCCCCCTGCCGAGCCCGTCGCCGATGCCCGGCTGCACGTGGTCACGGGCAAGGGCGGCACCGGCAAGACGAGCGTCGCGGCGGCGCTGGCCACCGCCTTCGCCGCTCGTGGCGAGCGGGTGCTGCTGACCGAGGTCGAAGGGCGCCAGGGCCTGGCGCAGGTCTTCGACGTCGCCCCGCTCGGCGAGGACGAGCGGACCCTGCTCACCGACCCCAGCGGCGGCGAGGTGGTCGGGCTGAGCGTGGACGCGCGGGCGGCGCTGCTGGAGTACCTGCACCGGTTCTACCGGCTGGGCCCGGCCGGAGCCGTGCTGCAGCGGGTGGGGGCGGTCGACTTCGCCACGACCATCGCGCCCGGGGTGCGGGACGTGCTGCTCATCGGCAAGGTCTACGAGGCGGTCGGCCGGACCACCCGACGGGACGGCCCCGTCTTCGACCGGGTCGTGCTGGACGCCCCGCCGACCGGGCGGATCGGCCGCTTCCTCGCGGTCAACTCCGAGGTCTCCCAGGTGGCCCGGGTCGGCCCGATCCGCTCCCAGGCCGACTCGATCACCCGCATGCTCTCCGGCCCGGAGACGGTGGTGCACCTGGTGACCCTGCTGGAGGAGATGCCCGTGCAGGAGACCCGGGACGCGGTCGCCGAGCTGACCGACCTCTCGCTGCGGGTCGGCTGGGTCGTCGCCAACCTCGTCGACGAGCCGCTGCTGCTGCCCGAGGACCTGCCGACGGCATCCGACGGGGTCGACGACGTCCTCGACGACCTGGTCACCGAAGGCCTGGCCGCCGCCGAGGTGAGCACCTTGCCCGCGATGGTCACCGGCCTGGTCCGCGAGGCCCGCGACCACCTCGCGCGGGCCGCCCTGCAGGCCCGGTTGGGCGAGGAGCTGGCGGGGCTGGGCCGACCCGTGGCCACCCTGCCCGGGCTGCCGGACGGCCTCGAGGGTGGCGGGCTGGGCGTCCTGGCCGACGCCCTCGACGAGCAGGGGGTGACCGGATGA
- a CDS encoding ArsA family ATPase translates to MSRRDDADLDVDVLLDDPQRRIVVCCGSGGVGKTTTAAALALRAAERGRRVVVLTIDPARRLAQSLGLEHLDNTPRPVVGIDEAAGGSLEAMMLDMKRTFDEVVEAHTTPEKAEQILANPFYVALSSSFAGTQEYMAMEKLGQLRGQIADGSREWDLIVVDTPPSRSALDFLDAPGRLGSFLDGRLIRMLTAPAKVGGRASMRVLGGAVGLASGVMAKVLGGDLLRDVQTFVAATDTMFGGFRERAEQTYALLARDETAFLVVTSPDRDAAREAGYFIERLAADRMPPAGVVVNRVQTVRAARLGAGRAQEAADRLAESGEHAVAEAVLRVHVRRAETASRHRAMVRRFRTTHPGTPLTVVPAQQSDVHDLHGLRAVGSALSS, encoded by the coding sequence ATGAGCCGCCGGGACGACGCCGACCTCGACGTCGACGTGCTGCTGGACGACCCGCAGCGCCGGATCGTCGTGTGCTGCGGCTCGGGCGGGGTGGGCAAGACGACCACGGCCGCGGCCCTGGCGCTGCGGGCCGCCGAGCGCGGCCGGCGGGTGGTCGTGCTGACCATCGACCCGGCCCGGCGGCTGGCCCAGTCCCTCGGGCTGGAGCACCTGGACAACACCCCGCGGCCGGTGGTCGGCATCGACGAGGCGGCCGGCGGGTCGCTCGAGGCGATGATGCTCGACATGAAGCGCACCTTCGACGAGGTGGTCGAGGCGCACACCACGCCGGAGAAGGCGGAGCAGATCCTCGCCAACCCCTTCTACGTCGCCCTGTCCAGCTCCTTCGCCGGCACCCAGGAGTACATGGCGATGGAGAAGCTCGGCCAGCTGCGCGGGCAGATCGCCGACGGCAGCCGGGAGTGGGACCTCATCGTCGTGGACACCCCGCCGTCGCGCTCGGCGCTGGACTTCCTGGACGCGCCGGGCCGGCTGGGCTCCTTCCTCGACGGTCGCCTGATCCGGATGCTCACCGCCCCGGCGAAGGTGGGTGGCCGCGCCTCGATGCGGGTGCTCGGGGGCGCCGTCGGGCTGGCCAGCGGGGTGATGGCGAAGGTGCTCGGCGGCGACCTGCTGCGGGACGTGCAGACCTTCGTCGCGGCCACCGACACGATGTTCGGCGGCTTCCGGGAGCGGGCCGAGCAGACCTACGCGCTGCTGGCCCGGGACGAGACCGCCTTCCTCGTGGTGACCTCGCCGGACCGGGACGCCGCGCGTGAGGCGGGGTACTTCATCGAGCGGCTGGCCGCCGACCGGATGCCGCCTGCGGGCGTCGTGGTCAACCGGGTGCAGACGGTGCGCGCCGCCCGGCTGGGCGCCGGCCGGGCCCAGGAGGCGGCCGACCGGCTGGCCGAGAGCGGCGAGCACGCGGTGGCCGAGGCGGTGCTGCGGGTGCACGTGCGGCGCGCTGAGACGGCCTCGCGGCACCGGGCGATGGTCCGTCGCTTCCGCACCACCCACCCGGGGACGCCGCTGACCGTGGTGCCGGCGCAGCAGAGCGACGTGCACGACCTCCACGGCCTGCGCGCGGTGGGCTCGGCCCTCTCGTCCTGA
- a CDS encoding WhiB family transcriptional regulator: MNQGRCRDADPDTLFVQGREQRLAKVLCRGCPVIVECLADALDNRTEFGVWGGMTERERRALLRRRPDVTSWTDYLERAQRAAALRAG, encoded by the coding sequence GTGAACCAGGGGCGGTGCCGTGACGCCGACCCGGACACCCTCTTCGTCCAGGGCCGCGAGCAGCGGCTGGCCAAGGTGCTCTGCCGGGGCTGCCCGGTGATCGTCGAGTGCCTCGCCGACGCCCTGGACAACCGCACCGAGTTCGGCGTCTGGGGCGGGATGACCGAGCGGGAGCGCCGCGCGCTGCTGCGCCGCCGCCCCGACGTCACCAGCTGGACCGACTACCTCGAGCGCGCCCAGCGCGCCGCCGCCCTCCGCGCCGGCTGA
- a CDS encoding transglycosylase domain-containing protein: MARTKIPHLVSLLAAFVAVSVGLGLIGAGLMMPLAGAGGSAARATVDGFNNLDDEWTANPLAQQSKIYSADNKLLATPYTSRREVVPLNKINENMIQAQMAIEDSRFREHGGIDVRGTSRAFFQNLQSDSTQGGSSITQQYVKIMLQERAVREGDSDAAEAAVEQTYSRKLQELKYALNIEKTQTKDQILSSYLNLVNYSDNTYGVEAAAKRFFNKHASELTLTESATLAGVVQSPGRYNIRTNPEEVQERRDVVLDRMLSLGWITQAEADEAKEPSVESLVDIQEDEGGTCSKASDPYFCNYVIEYLKTMPELGENPDERMQAVNTGGLRINTTLRRNWQQKMEQELKERVPTSDSGVGAAGAMIEPGTGKVRAIAQTSEYKIGLQDATSQYSEQSWSVPFGYGGTNGFAIGSTAKPFNLVTAVQEGMTADSTVYAQPTSSTSPAVFYTNDFQRGCTTVDPWPVRNAGDSSGGGAMTLAQATKGSVNTAFAQLASEVGSCKIADNMEKMGLRTGNGEKYGLAGSDDNYAISNLVLGSDSSTPLQLASAYATLAADGKYCAPTPIQSITTADGTKIKLNERDCEQVLTTDTARKVTHMMFGALEPGGTAGSNPSSALADGREAAGKTGTTDDSNQSWFGGFTPQLSTAIWVGTPIDTFPMRNINIGGQFYADVYGGSIAAPIWKQTMDYASRDMETVDFPDVGEDTDG, encoded by the coding sequence ATGGCGCGTACCAAGATCCCGCACCTCGTGAGCCTGCTCGCGGCCTTCGTGGCCGTCTCCGTGGGCCTGGGCCTCATCGGTGCCGGTCTGATGATGCCGCTGGCCGGCGCCGGCGGCAGCGCCGCGCGCGCCACGGTCGACGGCTTCAACAACCTCGACGACGAGTGGACCGCGAACCCGCTGGCGCAGCAGTCCAAGATCTACTCCGCGGACAACAAGCTCCTCGCCACGCCGTACACCTCGCGCCGTGAGGTCGTCCCGCTGAACAAGATCAACGAGAACATGATCCAGGCGCAGATGGCCATCGAGGACAGCCGCTTCCGCGAGCACGGCGGGATCGACGTGCGCGGCACCAGCCGGGCCTTCTTCCAGAACCTGCAGAGCGACTCCACCCAGGGTGGCTCGTCGATCACCCAGCAGTACGTGAAGATCATGCTCCAGGAGCGGGCCGTCCGCGAGGGCGACAGCGACGCCGCCGAGGCGGCCGTGGAGCAGACCTACAGCCGCAAGCTGCAGGAGCTGAAGTACGCGCTGAACATCGAGAAGACCCAGACCAAGGACCAGATCCTCTCCAGCTACCTCAACCTGGTGAACTACAGCGACAACACCTACGGGGTCGAGGCCGCCGCCAAGCGCTTCTTCAACAAGCACGCCTCCGAGCTGACCCTCACCGAGTCGGCCACCCTCGCCGGCGTCGTGCAGTCCCCGGGCCGTTACAACATCCGCACCAACCCCGAGGAGGTCCAGGAGCGTCGCGACGTCGTGCTGGACCGGATGCTCTCGCTCGGCTGGATCACCCAGGCCGAGGCGGACGAGGCCAAGGAGCCCAGCGTCGAGAGCCTCGTGGACATCCAGGAGGACGAGGGCGGCACCTGCAGCAAGGCGTCCGACCCGTACTTCTGCAACTACGTCATCGAGTACCTCAAGACGATGCCGGAGCTCGGCGAGAACCCGGACGAGCGGATGCAGGCGGTCAACACCGGCGGCCTGCGGATCAACACCACCTTGCGCCGCAACTGGCAGCAGAAGATGGAGCAGGAGCTCAAGGAGCGGGTGCCCACGAGCGACAGCGGGGTCGGCGCGGCCGGCGCGATGATCGAGCCGGGCACCGGCAAGGTGCGGGCGATCGCCCAGACCTCCGAGTACAAGATCGGCCTGCAGGACGCGACCAGCCAGTACTCCGAGCAGTCCTGGAGCGTCCCCTTCGGCTACGGCGGGACCAACGGCTTCGCCATCGGCTCGACCGCCAAGCCCTTCAACCTCGTGACCGCGGTGCAGGAGGGGATGACCGCGGACAGCACGGTCTACGCCCAGCCGACCTCAAGCACCAGCCCGGCGGTCTTCTACACCAACGACTTCCAGCGCGGCTGCACCACGGTCGACCCCTGGCCGGTGCGCAACGCCGGTGACAGCTCCGGCGGTGGCGCGATGACCCTGGCCCAGGCCACCAAGGGATCGGTGAACACCGCCTTCGCCCAGCTGGCCAGCGAGGTCGGCTCGTGCAAGATCGCCGACAACATGGAGAAGATGGGTCTGCGCACCGGCAACGGCGAGAAGTACGGCCTGGCCGGGAGCGACGACAACTACGCGATCTCCAACCTCGTCCTCGGGTCGGACTCCTCCACCCCGCTCCAGCTCGCCTCGGCCTACGCCACCCTGGCCGCCGATGGCAAGTACTGCGCGCCCACCCCGATCCAGTCGATCACCACCGCCGACGGCACGAAGATCAAGCTGAACGAGCGGGACTGCGAGCAGGTGCTCACCACCGACACCGCCCGCAAGGTGACCCACATGATGTTCGGCGCGCTGGAGCCGGGCGGCACTGCCGGCTCGAACCCGAGCTCGGCTCTGGCCGACGGGCGGGAGGCAGCCGGCAAGACCGGCACCACCGACGACAGCAACCAGTCGTGGTTCGGCGGCTTCACCCCGCAGCTGTCCACGGCGATCTGGGTCGGCACCCCGATCGACACCTTCCCGATGCGCAACATCAACATCGGCGGACAGTTCTACGCCGACGTCTACGGCGGCTCGATCGCCGCGCCGATCTGGAAGCAGACCATGGACTACGCCTCCCGCGACATGGAGACGGTCGACTTCCCGGACGTCGGCGAGGACACCGACGGCTGA